ACGACTTATGTATGGTGAAGAATATGGACTAAAATATAAGAGTGTTTATGGGGAAGGAACTATTGTAGAGTTAAGGCATCCTATAATTGAATAAGGTATATTAAATGAATACTTTTCTATTATACCTAAAGTTAATTCCTAAAGAATAAAAAGGACAAAGTCTGAAAGCAGACTTTGTCTTTTACTAATTGGGAAAATATAATAAAAATAATATTATTAACGGGGGGGTATCCGTTTTAGAACAATAATATTTTACATTTTGTTAATCGAACTTACTCAACAAACAAACAAACAAACAAAGTGAATGAAGTTTGTTTTTGAATTTTTATGAAATAAAATAACTAGGGGAAGATTTTAACTTATTTCCAAGCAACGCTAGCAAATTTTAATTCATTTTTGAAAGTTGAAAGTTTAGTATCATTATTAATTAATACGCATTCGACACCAACCATATCAGCCCAATCTACTAATTGTTCTTCATCAACTATGAAAGAGAAACTAGTATGGTGAGCACCGCCAGCAATAATCCATGCTTTAGCACCTTCTTTTAATGATGGTTGTGGTTTCCAAAGAACGCTTGCTACTGGTAAGTTAGGCATATCTTCAGTTACTTCAACAGCATCAACACTGTTAACAATCAGACGGAATCTATTACCCATATCTATTAATGAAGCAGCAACAGCAGGACCTGAAGCTCCTTTAAATACTAAACGAGCAGGATCTTCTTTATCTCCAATTCCAAGTGGATGTACTTCAATAACTGGTTTTGTTGCAGCAAGTGTTGGACAAATTTCAAGCATATGTGCGCCAAGAATTAATCCATTTTCAGAATCAAGGTTGTAAGTATAATCTTCCATTAAGCCTGTACCTTTTCCTTCAGCCATGATTTTCATAGCTCTAAGGAGTGCAGCAGTTTTCCAATCTCCTTCAGCACCAAATCCATAACCCTCAGCCATTAAATGTTGAGCAGCAAGTCCTGGAAGTTGTTTCAATCCATGAAGCGCTTGGAAGTTAGTTGTGAAAGCTGTATATCCTTTTGCATCTAAGAAAGTTCTTATACCAATTTCAATTTTTGCTTGCTCACGAATAGAATCTACTGGAGCTTTAGGATCTATATCGTATAATGAA
The DNA window shown above is from Clostridium beijerinckii and carries:
- a CDS encoding L-arabinose isomerase, whose translation is MIKLKNYEFWFVTGSQPLYGPEVIDQVSDNTKKIVEGLNSKALPYKIIFKTVATNSDSIRKVCNDANISENCAGIITWMHTFSPAKMWIHGLTELRKPLLHLHTQFNKEIPWGTIDMDFMNLNQAAHGDREFGYIGARLDIARKIVVGHWTDDSVAADIAKWMAPAVAVTEGRSIKVARFGDNMRDVAVTDGDRIEAEIKFGWTIDYYGVGDLVNSMANVTESQIDELMAEYASLYDIDPKAPVDSIREQAKIEIGIRTFLDAKGYTAFTTNFQALHGLKQLPGLAAQHLMAEGYGFGAEGDWKTAALLRAMKIMAEGKGTGLMEDYTYNLDSENGLILGAHMLEICPTLAATKPVIEVHPLGIGDKEDPARLVFKGASGPAVAASLIDMGNRFRLIVNSVDAVEVTEDMPNLPVASVLWKPQPSLKEGAKAWIIAGGAHHTSFSFIVDEEQLVDWADMVGVECVLINNDTKLSTFKNELKFASVAWK